A single region of the Enterobacter cloacae complex sp. R_G8 genome encodes:
- the rutG gene encoding pyrimidine utilization transport protein G, translated as MAMFGFPHWQLKSTSTEPGVVAPDERLPLGQTLVMGVQHAVAMFGATVLMPMLMGLDPNLSILMSGIGTLLFFFVTGGRVPSYLGSSAAFVGVVIATTGFNGQGINPNLSVALGGIIACGLVYTLIGIVVMKIGTRWIERMMPPVVTGAVVMAIGLNLAPIAVKSVSGSPFESWMAVITVLCIGLVAVFTRGMVQRLLILVGLIVACLIYALLANVFGFGKPVDFTLLHQAAWFGLPQITSPTFNTQAMMLIAPVAVILVAENLGHLKAVAGMTGRSMDPYMGRAFVGDGLATMLSGSVGGSGVTTYAENIGVMAVTKVYSTLVFVAAAVMAMLLGFSPKFGALIHTIPSPVIGGASIVVFGLIAVAGARIWVQHRVDLSQNSNLIMVAVTLVLGAGDFALTLGGFTVGGIGTATFGAILLNALLSRRKGDEAQGEAITPST; from the coding sequence CTGGTGATGGGCGTTCAGCATGCGGTCGCCATGTTTGGCGCAACGGTGCTGATGCCGATGCTGATGGGGCTTGATCCCAATCTCTCCATCCTGATGTCGGGCATTGGTACCCTGCTGTTCTTTTTTGTCACCGGCGGGCGCGTGCCCAGCTATCTGGGATCCAGCGCCGCCTTTGTCGGCGTGGTCATCGCCACCACCGGGTTTAACGGTCAGGGGATCAACCCCAACCTGAGCGTCGCCCTTGGCGGCATTATCGCCTGTGGTCTGGTCTATACCCTGATCGGCATCGTGGTGATGAAGATCGGGACCCGCTGGATCGAGCGCATGATGCCGCCGGTGGTTACCGGCGCGGTGGTAATGGCGATCGGTCTGAATCTGGCGCCAATTGCCGTGAAGAGTGTCTCCGGCTCGCCGTTTGAGAGCTGGATGGCGGTGATCACCGTGCTGTGTATCGGTCTGGTGGCGGTATTTACCCGCGGCATGGTCCAGCGCCTGCTGATTCTGGTCGGGCTGATTGTGGCCTGTCTGATCTACGCCCTGCTGGCCAATGTCTTTGGTTTCGGCAAGCCTGTCGACTTTACCCTGCTCCATCAGGCTGCCTGGTTTGGTCTGCCGCAGATCACGTCGCCAACCTTTAACACGCAGGCGATGATGCTTATCGCCCCTGTCGCGGTGATCCTGGTGGCGGAGAATTTAGGGCATCTGAAGGCCGTGGCGGGCATGACCGGGCGCAGTATGGATCCGTATATGGGGCGCGCGTTTGTCGGGGATGGCCTGGCGACGATGCTCTCCGGGTCGGTGGGCGGCAGCGGTGTCACCACCTACGCCGAGAACATTGGCGTGATGGCGGTAACGAAAGTCTACTCCACGCTGGTGTTCGTGGCGGCGGCAGTCATGGCGATGCTGCTCGGCTTCTCACCAAAATTTGGTGCGCTGATCCACACCATTCCCTCGCCGGTCATCGGCGGCGCATCGATTGTGGTGTTCGGGTTAATTGCCGTGGCGGGAGCGCGCATCTGGGTGCAGCATCGCGTCGATCTCAGCCAGAACAGTAACCTGATTATGGTGGCGGTCACGCTGGTGTTGGGGGCAGGTGATTTTGCCCTGACGCTGGGCGGATTTACGGTTGGCGGGATTGGTACGGCGACCTTTGGGGCGATCCTGCTTAATGCCCTGCTGAGCCGCCGGAAAGGGGATGAAGCGCAAGGGGAAGCCATCACCCCCTCCACCTGA
- a CDS encoding YccJ family protein, producing MPTQESKAHHVGEWASLRNTSPEIAEAIFEVAKYDEKLAEQIWEEGNDEVLVRAFEKTDKDSLFWGEQTIERKNV from the coding sequence ATGCCAACTCAAGAATCCAAAGCTCACCACGTGGGCGAATGGGCAAGTTTACGCAATACCTCTCCGGAGATCGCCGAAGCCATTTTTGAAGTCGCGAAATATGACGAAAAACTGGCAGAGCAGATTTGGGAAGAAGGCAATGATGAAGTGCTGGTACGCGCCTTCGAAAAAACGGACAAAGACTCGCTCTTCTGGGGTGAGCAAACCATCGAACGTAAAAACGTCTGA
- a CDS encoding SDR family oxidoreductase: MGRLADKYTLITGGTSGIGLATAQVFLAEGAHVAVTGRNPETLAEAARILGDKAWVIPTDAGDIASQKALAETLAARWPRLDAVFLNAGDVTHAPLEAWQEEAWDRLMGINLKGPFFLIQALLPLLNNPSSVILCGSVSARIGLPTSSVYAASKAALLSLARTLSAELLPRGIRVNGLSPGPVETPAFTKTGLSEETLNAMMAEIIKLVPLGRMGSTTELAKAALYLASDESSYTVGTELLVDGGMGSL, from the coding sequence ATGGGTCGTTTAGCAGATAAATATACGCTGATTACCGGCGGGACCAGCGGCATTGGCCTTGCCACTGCGCAGGTGTTTCTCGCCGAAGGGGCGCACGTCGCCGTCACCGGTCGTAACCCGGAAACGCTCGCCGAAGCAGCGCGCATTCTGGGCGATAAGGCCTGGGTGATCCCGACCGATGCGGGAGATATTGCTTCGCAAAAAGCGCTGGCGGAGACGCTTGCCGCCCGCTGGCCACGCCTGGACGCGGTGTTTCTCAACGCCGGCGACGTGACGCACGCGCCGCTGGAAGCATGGCAGGAAGAGGCCTGGGATCGTCTGATGGGCATCAACCTGAAGGGACCGTTCTTTTTAATTCAGGCGCTGCTGCCTCTGCTGAATAATCCGTCCTCGGTGATCCTGTGCGGCTCCGTAAGCGCGCGCATCGGCCTGCCCACCAGCAGCGTGTATGCCGCGAGCAAGGCCGCCCTGCTGTCGCTGGCACGCACACTGTCGGCAGAGCTGTTGCCGCGCGGCATTCGCGTTAACGGTCTGAGCCCCGGCCCGGTAGAAACCCCGGCCTTTACGAAAACGGGCTTAAGCGAAGAAACGCTTAACGCGATGATGGCGGAGATCATCAAGCTTGTGCCGCTGGGCAGAATGGGCTCGACGACGGAGCTGGCAAAAGCCGCGCTCTATCTGGCCTCCGACGAATCCAGCTACACGGTAGGAACGGAACTGCTGGTCGACGGCGGAATGGGAAGTTTGTAA
- the wrbA gene encoding NAD(P)H:quinone oxidoreductase, which produces MAKVLVLYYSMYGHIETMAHAVAEGANKVDGVEVVVKRVPETMQAEAFAKAGGKTQNAPVATPQELADYDAIIFGTPTRFGNMSGQMRTFLDQTGGLWASGALYGKLASVFSSTGTGGGQEQTITSTWTTLAHHGMVIVPIGYGAQELFDVSQVRGGTPYGATTIAGGDGSRQPSNEELAIARYQGEYVAGLAKKLNG; this is translated from the coding sequence ATGGCTAAAGTTCTGGTGCTCTATTATTCCATGTATGGACACATTGAAACCATGGCTCACGCGGTAGCAGAAGGTGCAAACAAAGTGGACGGCGTCGAGGTTGTGGTAAAACGCGTACCGGAAACCATGCAGGCAGAAGCGTTCGCCAAAGCCGGGGGCAAAACCCAGAATGCGCCGGTCGCCACGCCTCAGGAGCTGGCGGATTACGACGCCATTATCTTCGGCACCCCCACCCGTTTCGGCAATATGTCAGGCCAGATGCGCACCTTCCTCGATCAGACGGGCGGGCTGTGGGCCTCTGGCGCGCTGTACGGCAAACTGGCCAGCGTGTTCAGCTCCACCGGGACCGGCGGAGGCCAGGAACAGACGATTACCTCAACCTGGACTACCCTTGCTCATCATGGGATGGTGATTGTACCGATTGGCTATGGCGCGCAGGAACTGTTTGATGTCTCTCAGGTACGTGGCGGAACACCTTACGGTGCAACCACCATTGCCGGTGGCGATGGATCCCGACAGCCGAGCAACGAAGAGCTCGCTATCGCCCGCTATCAGGGTGAATACGTCGCGGGTCTGGCCAAAAAACTGAACGGCTAA
- a CDS encoding DMT family transporter — MSVSRFTFSVKPQEAILILITMFWGGTFLAVQYAVTLSDPFFFVGLRFATAAIAVGLISLKTLRGLTLKELQAGVAIGVAIAMGYSLQTWGLQSISSSKSAFITAMYVPLVPLLQWLCLGRLPGVMSCIGIVLAFIGLILLAGPENNLLALGPGEIITLVGAIAIAAEIILISAWAGKVDVKRVTVVQLATASLVAFATMVPAGESVPPMSTGLVVVALGLGIFSAIIQVTMNWAQRSVSPTRATVIYTGEPVWAGIFGRIAGERLPLLALVGAAFIVVGVLVSELKLKKRRKAIAG; from the coding sequence ATGTCCGTTTCGCGTTTTACCTTCTCTGTCAAACCTCAGGAAGCGATCCTCATTCTGATCACCATGTTCTGGGGCGGAACCTTTCTCGCCGTCCAGTATGCGGTCACCCTGAGCGATCCGTTCTTCTTTGTCGGCCTGCGCTTTGCGACGGCAGCGATTGCCGTGGGCTTAATCTCGTTGAAAACCCTGCGCGGATTGACCCTGAAAGAGCTACAGGCTGGGGTGGCGATTGGCGTGGCGATTGCCATGGGGTATAGCCTGCAGACGTGGGGATTGCAGTCTATCTCCAGCAGTAAATCGGCCTTTATCACCGCCATGTATGTGCCGCTGGTGCCACTACTGCAATGGCTGTGTCTGGGACGCCTGCCGGGTGTGATGTCCTGCATTGGTATTGTGCTGGCGTTTATCGGCCTGATTTTGCTGGCCGGGCCGGAAAATAACCTGCTGGCGCTGGGGCCGGGCGAGATCATTACCCTGGTGGGAGCCATTGCGATTGCCGCAGAAATTATCCTCATCAGTGCCTGGGCCGGGAAAGTCGACGTTAAGCGCGTCACGGTGGTACAGCTTGCCACGGCGTCGCTGGTGGCGTTCGCGACGATGGTTCCGGCAGGGGAGTCGGTTCCGCCGATGTCTACGGGGCTGGTAGTGGTGGCGCTGGGGCTGGGTATTTTCAGCGCCATTATTCAGGTGACCATGAACTGGGCGCAGCGCAGCGTGTCGCCGACGCGGGCGACGGTGATCTACACCGGTGAACCGGTCTGGGCGGGGATTTTTGGACGCATTGCCGGGGAGCGCTTACCGCTGCTGGCGCTGGTCGGCGCGGCGTTTATCGTTGTTGGGGTGCTGGTGAGTGAGCTAAAGCTCAAAAAACGACGTAAGGCGATTGCCGGGTAA
- a CDS encoding general stress protein — MANHRGGSGNFAEDRERASEAGRKGGQHSGGNFKNDPQRASEAGKKGGKNSHGGNK; from the coding sequence ATGGCAAACCATCGTGGTGGTTCAGGTAATTTCGCCGAAGATCGTGAAAGAGCATCAGAAGCAGGCCGTAAAGGTGGCCAGCATAGCGGGGGTAATTTTAAAAATGACCCTCAGCGCGCATCTGAGGCTGGCAAAAAAGGGGGTAAAAACAGCCATGGCGGCAATAAGTAA
- a CDS encoding helix-turn-helix domain-containing protein: protein MAELLNIRCEKNSEVYVCPMTQFVNLISGKWAIPVLYRLIILNAPVRFGDLLRATAPITQKELTKQLRLFEQRGLVTRTVYPEIPPRVEYQITGLGLTLQGALSPLAAWMSEYGDQLER, encoded by the coding sequence ATGGCGGAATTACTCAATATCCGTTGTGAAAAAAATTCTGAGGTTTATGTCTGCCCGATGACGCAGTTTGTGAACCTGATTTCCGGTAAGTGGGCGATCCCTGTTCTTTATCGCCTGATTATCCTCAATGCGCCGGTACGCTTTGGCGATCTGCTGCGCGCTACCGCTCCCATCACGCAAAAAGAGTTAACGAAGCAACTCAGGCTGTTCGAACAGCGCGGGCTGGTGACGCGAACGGTCTACCCGGAAATCCCGCCGCGCGTGGAGTACCAGATAACGGGGCTGGGGTTAACCCTGCAAGGGGCGCTCTCTCCGCTGGCCGCCTGGATGAGTGAGTACGGCGACCAGCTTGAGCGTTAG
- the agp gene encoding bifunctional glucose-1-phosphatase/inositol phosphatase produces MRKALLAVAVAGLFSAASGVQAQETPEGYQLEQVLIMSRHNLRAPLANNGSVLEQSTPKQWPEWEVPGGQLTTKGGVLEVYMGHYMREWLAQQGMVKTGECPPAESVYAYANSLQRTVATAQFFITGAFPGCDVPVHHQDKMGTMDPTFNPVITDNSPEFREKALKAMESERQKMQLGESYKLLEQMTNYADSPSCKEKKVCSLADAKDTFSADYEKEPGVSGPLKVGNSLVDAFTLQYYEGFPADQVAWGEIKTDQQWRVLSKLKNGYQDSLFTSTEVAQNVAKPLVKYIDNALVTDQAKAPKITLLVGHDSNIASLLTALNFKPYQLHDQQERTPIGGKIVFQRWHDKNANRELMKIEYVYQSSEQLRNASVLSLQSPAQRVTLELKGCPVDANGFCPIDKFNTVMNDAAK; encoded by the coding sequence ATGAGAAAAGCACTACTTGCGGTGGCCGTGGCCGGTCTCTTTTCAGCAGCCTCCGGGGTGCAGGCGCAAGAGACGCCGGAAGGGTATCAGCTGGAGCAAGTTTTAATCATGAGCCGTCACAACCTGCGCGCGCCGCTCGCCAATAACGGCAGCGTGCTGGAGCAATCCACGCCAAAGCAATGGCCTGAATGGGAAGTGCCGGGCGGTCAGCTCACTACCAAAGGTGGCGTGCTGGAGGTTTATATGGGGCACTACATGCGCGAGTGGCTGGCGCAGCAGGGGATGGTGAAGACGGGAGAATGTCCGCCGGCGGAGAGTGTTTATGCTTACGCCAACAGTCTGCAGCGCACCGTCGCCACCGCGCAGTTCTTCATTACCGGCGCGTTCCCGGGGTGCGATGTTCCTGTGCATCATCAGGACAAAATGGGCACCATGGACCCAACCTTTAATCCGGTAATTACCGATAACTCGCCGGAATTCCGCGAAAAAGCGCTGAAGGCGATGGAGTCCGAGCGGCAGAAAATGCAGCTTGGCGAAAGCTATAAGCTGCTGGAGCAGATGACGAACTACGCCGATTCACCGTCGTGCAAAGAGAAAAAAGTCTGCTCGCTGGCTGACGCGAAAGATACCTTCAGCGCCGACTACGAAAAAGAACCGGGCGTCTCCGGGCCGCTGAAAGTGGGCAACTCGCTGGTGGATGCGTTCACACTGCAGTATTACGAAGGCTTCCCGGCCGACCAGGTGGCCTGGGGAGAGATCAAAACCGACCAGCAGTGGCGCGTATTGTCGAAGCTGAAAAACGGATATCAGGACTCGCTGTTTACCTCTACCGAGGTGGCGCAAAACGTCGCCAAACCGCTGGTGAAGTATATCGATAACGCCCTGGTGACCGATCAGGCGAAAGCGCCGAAAATCACCCTGCTGGTGGGGCATGACTCCAACATCGCCTCTCTGCTGACGGCGCTGAACTTCAAGCCGTACCAGTTGCATGACCAGCAGGAGCGCACCCCAATCGGCGGGAAAATTGTCTTCCAGCGCTGGCATGACAAGAACGCCAACCGCGAGCTGATGAAAATTGAGTATGTGTATCAGAGTTCAGAGCAGCTGCGTAACGCCAGCGTGCTGTCGCTGCAGTCTCCGGCGCAGCGCGTGACGCTGGAACTGAAGGGGTGTCCGGTGGATGCGAACGGTTTTTGCCCGATCGATAAATTTAATACGGTGATGAACGACGCGGCGAAATAA
- a CDS encoding DedA family protein — MAWFDNLLNHFAHYPTHLFALLFVLALSKSTVLISSVLPPASVMLLTGITVSQASLHPALTWLAVVMGATLGSLLNYHIGQLMGHTRLVTRMTSKHADTFLRVQHQLQKNGVLVLFTARFLAVLRYIVPLAAGMLRLNMLKVYAVSLASAAVWAALYVGIVTGISAF, encoded by the coding sequence GTGGCGTGGTTTGACAATCTGCTCAATCATTTTGCGCATTATCCGACGCATCTCTTTGCGCTGCTCTTCGTGCTGGCTTTGAGTAAATCCACGGTGCTGATCTCCTCCGTGCTGCCGCCCGCCTCGGTGATGTTGCTGACCGGGATCACCGTCAGCCAGGCGAGCCTGCATCCGGCATTGACGTGGCTGGCGGTGGTGATGGGGGCCACGCTCGGCTCGCTGCTGAACTATCATATCGGTCAGTTGATGGGGCATACGCGACTGGTGACGCGCATGACCTCAAAGCATGCCGATACATTTTTGCGGGTGCAGCATCAGTTGCAGAAAAACGGCGTGCTGGTGCTGTTCACCGCCCGTTTTCTGGCGGTACTGCGCTATATCGTGCCACTGGCAGCGGGCATGCTCAGGCTCAACATGTTGAAGGTTTACGCGGTCAGTCTCGCCTCAGCCGCCGTCTGGGCGGCGCTGTATGTCGGCATTGTCACCGGCATCAGCGCCTTTTGA
- a CDS encoding LacI family DNA-binding transcriptional regulator — protein MKSKSATLEDVARHAGVSYQTVSRVLNKSANVSEATRHKVEKSIELLRYVPNRLAQQLVGKQSQTVGLVTISLALHAPSQVAAAVKRYANVEGYQVLISMIDENVNHSIQDSINELKSQLVNKVIINVPLEAEAAQKIATDNDDIVCLFLDVDPYSSVFNVSFNPADGTRASVKYLYELGHRDIALLAGPESSVSAQLRLKSWIETLKGYGLEPASVIRGNWDAQSGYAGALQMLRETPQFSAVLVANDQMALGVLSAFHQQQISIPGEKSVIGYDDTYESSFFYPALTTVSLDLDLQGKEAVRRILDSGEESALRMSSILPARLVVRQSTGPKGEKGKNLQALAQQLREIAHQLGDV, from the coding sequence ATGAAGTCAAAAAGCGCAACGTTAGAGGACGTGGCACGCCATGCGGGCGTCTCCTATCAGACCGTGTCCAGGGTACTGAATAAATCTGCCAATGTATCCGAGGCCACGCGCCACAAGGTTGAGAAATCCATAGAGTTATTACGGTATGTACCCAACCGACTGGCTCAGCAGCTGGTGGGCAAGCAGAGCCAGACCGTTGGGCTGGTCACCATTTCACTGGCGCTGCACGCGCCTTCTCAGGTGGCGGCGGCGGTGAAACGCTATGCCAATGTGGAAGGCTACCAGGTACTGATCTCAATGATTGATGAGAACGTCAACCACAGCATCCAGGATTCCATCAACGAGCTGAAATCCCAGCTGGTGAACAAAGTGATCATCAACGTGCCGCTGGAGGCTGAAGCGGCGCAGAAAATCGCCACCGACAACGATGATATTGTCTGCCTGTTCCTCGACGTGGACCCGTACAGTTCCGTGTTTAACGTTTCGTTTAACCCGGCGGACGGCACCCGCGCCAGCGTTAAATACCTTTACGAGCTGGGCCATCGCGACATCGCCCTGCTGGCGGGGCCGGAGTCCTCTGTGTCGGCACAGTTGAGGCTGAAAAGCTGGATCGAGACCCTGAAGGGCTACGGCCTGGAGCCAGCATCGGTCATCCGCGGCAACTGGGATGCGCAGAGCGGGTATGCCGGTGCGCTGCAGATGCTGCGCGAAACGCCGCAATTTTCCGCTGTGCTGGTGGCCAACGACCAGATGGCGCTGGGCGTACTGAGCGCCTTCCACCAGCAGCAGATTTCCATTCCGGGCGAGAAGTCGGTGATTGGCTACGATGATACCTACGAAAGCTCGTTCTTCTACCCGGCGCTGACGACGGTCTCACTGGATTTAGATCTGCAGGGTAAAGAGGCGGTGCGCCGTATTCTGGACAGCGGCGAAGAGAGTGCCCTGCGCATGTCCTCGATTTTACCTGCCCGTCTGGTGGTGCGTCAGTCCACCGGGCCGAAAGGGGAGAAGGGAAAAAACCTGCAGGCGCTGGCCCAGCAGTTGCGCGAGATTGCGCATCAACTGGGTGATGTATAG
- a CDS encoding SDR family oxidoreductase, which yields MTTQITTALITGASSGIGAVYADRLAARGANLVLVARREDRLKTLAADLRARYGVAVDILVADLTNEAGVRAVEDELRSNTAIDTLVNNAGTAQMAPFLAGDVAQHQAINTLNTTALMRLTYAILPRLAQNNHGTLINIASVLSLHVRAGSALYSATKAWVLSFTRGLQEEFADSNLRIQAVLPAATATEIWQHSGVTVNDLPEGSVMTTDDMVDASLAGLDQGELITIPPMHDASLWDRYETARLELFNSARTGIPAPRYVKQ from the coding sequence ATGACTACGCAAATCACTACCGCCCTGATTACGGGTGCTTCTTCCGGGATTGGTGCCGTCTATGCCGATCGCCTTGCCGCGCGCGGTGCTAACCTGGTCCTGGTCGCCCGCCGCGAGGATCGCCTGAAAACCCTCGCCGCCGACCTGCGTGCACGCTATGGTGTAGCCGTCGATATTCTGGTGGCCGATCTCACCAATGAAGCCGGGGTCCGCGCGGTGGAAGACGAACTGCGCAGCAATACCGCTATTGATACGCTGGTCAACAACGCCGGTACCGCGCAGATGGCGCCGTTCCTCGCGGGCGATGTGGCGCAGCATCAGGCCATTAACACCCTGAATACCACGGCGCTGATGCGTCTGACCTATGCGATCCTGCCGCGCCTGGCGCAGAATAACCACGGTACGCTTATCAATATCGCCTCGGTGTTGTCCCTGCACGTGCGTGCCGGCAGCGCGCTGTACAGTGCAACCAAAGCCTGGGTGCTCAGCTTTACCCGTGGGTTACAAGAGGAGTTTGCCGACAGCAACCTGCGTATTCAGGCCGTGTTACCCGCCGCGACGGCAACAGAAATCTGGCAGCATTCCGGTGTGACGGTGAACGATCTGCCGGAAGGCTCGGTGATGACCACTGACGATATGGTGGATGCTTCGCTGGCGGGTCTGGATCAGGGCGAGCTAATTACCATTCCGCCAATGCATGATGCCAGCCTGTGGGATCGCTACGAAACGGCACGTCTGGAACTGTTTAACAGCGCACGCACCGGCATCCCGGCGCCGCGCTACGTAAAACAGTAG
- a CDS encoding magnesium transporter, with the protein MSYAIHNQNPVFNDSAIAQYMNTDFIVLDISLCVALAREQFFEKLKDDDIPSHIFIEDNGRLAGMIAVRKLLQTTDTVQPVKSLMLSQFLQVKPEDERADVAGLLAHGGADVVPVVTHGKLVGCLTEREIAHLLEDDVTEDAQRQGATLPLEKPYLETSAFSLWKKRSVWLLLLFVAEAYTSSVIQHFEEALESAIALAFFIPLLIGTGGNSGTQITSTLVRAMALGEVHLRDVGRVLRKEMTTSLMIAVTLGIAGCIRAWMMGIGLEITLIVSLTLVCITLWSAIVSSIIPMVLKRCGIDPAVVSAPFIATLIDGTGLIIYFKIAQYTLGLE; encoded by the coding sequence ATGTCTTACGCTATTCACAACCAGAACCCGGTATTCAATGACAGCGCTATCGCGCAATATATGAATACCGATTTTATCGTCCTCGATATTTCATTATGCGTGGCGCTGGCGCGCGAGCAGTTTTTTGAAAAATTAAAAGACGATGATATTCCGTCGCATATTTTCATTGAAGATAACGGTCGCCTCGCGGGCATGATTGCGGTGCGCAAATTGCTGCAAACCACCGATACCGTACAGCCGGTGAAATCGCTGATGCTGTCGCAATTTCTGCAGGTCAAACCGGAAGATGAGCGGGCCGATGTCGCCGGACTGCTGGCCCACGGCGGTGCGGATGTGGTGCCCGTGGTCACCCACGGCAAGCTGGTTGGCTGCCTCACCGAGCGCGAAATTGCTCACCTGCTGGAAGACGATGTCACCGAAGACGCCCAACGCCAGGGGGCAACGTTACCGCTGGAAAAACCCTATCTGGAGACCAGCGCTTTTAGTCTGTGGAAAAAGCGCTCCGTCTGGCTGCTGCTGCTGTTTGTCGCGGAAGCCTACACCAGCTCGGTGATCCAGCACTTTGAAGAGGCGCTGGAATCCGCCATCGCGCTGGCGTTCTTTATCCCGCTGCTGATTGGTACCGGCGGCAACAGCGGAACGCAGATCACCTCCACGCTGGTGCGTGCGATGGCGCTGGGGGAAGTGCATCTGCGCGATGTCGGTCGCGTGCTGCGTAAAGAGATGACCACCTCACTGATGATTGCCGTCACGCTCGGTATTGCCGGGTGCATCCGCGCATGGATGATGGGGATTGGGCTGGAAATTACCCTTATCGTCAGCCTGACGCTGGTGTGCATTACGCTGTGGAGCGCTATTGTCTCGTCCATTATTCCCATGGTGCTCAAGCGCTGCGGCATTGACCCGGCCGTGGTCTCCGCGCCGTTTATCGCGACGCTTATCGACGGTACCGGGCTGATTATCTACTTCAAAATTGCCCAGTATACGCTGGGGCTGGAGTAA
- a CDS encoding helix-turn-helix domain-containing protein: MKRTRLEESTCPVARSLDIIGDWWSLLIVRDALRGIKRFGEFQKSLGIAKNMLTARLKLLVDEGILRLQPASDGSAWQEYVLTDKGRALQTVLVALSQWGNEFLFAENECGTVLVDSEQRKPLRKLLLIADDGRELTPEEIVAKLPS, encoded by the coding sequence GTGAAACGTACCCGCCTTGAAGAGAGCACCTGCCCTGTCGCCCGTTCGCTGGATATCATCGGCGACTGGTGGTCGCTGCTGATTGTGCGTGACGCACTGCGCGGGATTAAACGCTTCGGCGAGTTCCAGAAAAGCCTCGGTATCGCGAAAAACATGCTGACCGCGCGGCTAAAACTGCTGGTCGACGAAGGCATCCTCCGGCTCCAGCCCGCCTCCGACGGCAGCGCCTGGCAGGAATACGTTCTGACCGACAAGGGACGCGCGCTCCAGACGGTGCTGGTTGCCCTGTCCCAGTGGGGCAATGAATTCCTGTTTGCGGAAAACGAATGCGGCACCGTTCTCGTTGATAGCGAACAGCGCAAACCGCTGCGTAAACTGCTGCTTATCGCCGACGATGGCCGCGAACTTACCCCGGAAGAGATCGTGGCCAAACTCCCCTCCTGA